One genomic region from Bradyrhizobium icense encodes:
- a CDS encoding DUF2798 domain-containing protein yields the protein MFAIPRRYSHFVFGVIQSGLTSFVAAGIASLQSTADSHFVWNWLVSWLISWAAMSPVVLLAAPGIRSLSVALTRDESCSE from the coding sequence GTGTTCGCTATCCCGCGCCGCTATAGCCATTTCGTTTTTGGAGTTATCCAGTCAGGGCTGACGTCATTCGTCGCCGCCGGAATTGCGAGTCTTCAGTCGACGGCCGATAGCCACTTCGTGTGGAATTGGCTAGTATCGTGGCTGATTTCTTGGGCGGCGATGTCGCCGGTGGTTCTACTCGCAGCGCCGGGAATTCGGTCTTTATCGGTTGCTCTGACACGAGATGAGAGTTGCTCTGAGTGA
- a CDS encoding dienelactone hydrolase family protein, whose product MSDKLLKPDDLADFDRRDVSLQSATKPVYVSGHGPGVIVMAEMPGISPHVARFARWVRDAGFRVYMPSLFGKDGDVPDAETAAGVFRRACVSAEFRALGGGLSSPVSHWLRALARLAHSESGGPGVGAIGMCFTGNFALNMMLEPALLAPVVSQPSLPLDNPGGLESSPEDLTQVRARLEREDLTVLGYRFAGDSFCRAERFAAYQAALGDRFIGRILPDTAANTGPKPPFFEQFVATPHSVVTVHLIDEAGQPTLAARDEILAFFRQRLKPSRN is encoded by the coding sequence ATGAGCGATAAGCTGCTGAAGCCAGACGATCTGGCCGACTTTGACCGGCGAGACGTCTCGTTACAGAGTGCGACAAAGCCAGTCTATGTTTCGGGCCACGGACCGGGTGTCATCGTGATGGCTGAGATGCCCGGAATCAGCCCTCATGTCGCACGATTCGCTCGCTGGGTTCGCGACGCCGGCTTTCGCGTCTACATGCCTTCGCTTTTCGGGAAGGACGGCGATGTTCCAGACGCGGAGACTGCTGCCGGCGTCTTCCGACGCGCGTGCGTAAGTGCTGAATTCCGTGCGCTTGGCGGGGGATTATCAAGTCCGGTTTCCCACTGGTTACGCGCACTTGCTAGGCTTGCGCATAGCGAAAGCGGTGGACCAGGTGTCGGCGCTATCGGGATGTGCTTCACCGGCAACTTCGCGCTGAACATGATGCTAGAACCAGCACTGCTGGCCCCTGTCGTGTCTCAGCCTTCTCTCCCTCTGGACAATCCCGGTGGACTTGAAAGCTCACCTGAAGATTTGACGCAAGTACGGGCAAGACTGGAACGAGAAGATCTGACCGTGCTTGGCTACCGATTTGCGGGCGATTCGTTCTGCCGCGCTGAACGGTTCGCCGCCTACCAAGCCGCGCTTGGCGACCGCTTCATCGGTCGCATTTTGCCTGACACGGCTGCAAATACCGGACCCAAGCCACCGTTCTTCGAACAGTTTGTGGCGACTCCTCACAGTGTGGTAACGGTCCATCTGATTGACGAAGCGGGACAACCAACCCTCGCAGCCCGAGACGAGATTCTCGCGTTCTTTCGGCAGCGTCTAAAACCCTCACGAAATTGA
- a CDS encoding GFA family protein — protein MKHSGIARRRCDCTNVSRRSEPTLHPNFRRYLVWARKERDSMTSPKLPLTGGCSCTAIRYEIQAFPLLLYACNCTDCQTASGSAFALNMPVKRRHLSILRGKPKGWHRKSAAGEQVTTWFCGDCAAPLYGEREGRPDIAAIRAGTLDETSWLVPVAQLFMKSAQPWIKPVLEPECYESTPADFRTLIDKWRAMWPDFFRGSDA, from the coding sequence ATGAAGCATTCTGGCATCGCACGGCGTCGTTGCGATTGCACAAACGTCTCCAGGCGAAGCGAACCGACCCTGCACCCGAACTTCCGGCGTTATCTTGTTTGGGCAAGGAAAGAACGAGACAGCATGACTTCTCCTAAGCTTCCGTTGACTGGTGGCTGTTCGTGCACCGCGATTCGATATGAAATACAAGCGTTCCCCTTGTTGCTCTACGCATGCAACTGCACCGATTGTCAGACTGCGTCGGGCAGTGCGTTCGCACTTAATATGCCGGTGAAAAGGCGGCACTTAAGCATCTTGCGCGGCAAACCCAAGGGTTGGCACCGTAAGTCAGCAGCCGGGGAGCAGGTCACGACGTGGTTCTGTGGGGATTGCGCTGCGCCCCTGTACGGTGAGCGGGAGGGACGACCGGATATAGCCGCCATTCGCGCCGGCACGTTGGACGAAACAAGCTGGTTGGTCCCGGTTGCCCAGCTGTTCATGAAAAGTGCGCAGCCGTGGATCAAGCCCGTACTGGAGCCTGAGTGTTACGAAAGTACGCCTGCCGATTTCCGGACCCTAATTGATAAGTGGCGCGCGATGTGGCCAGATTTCTTCAGAGGTTCAGACGCATAG
- a CDS encoding DMT family transporter has product MTSQKLRAPHAGLSNAQSGGSWRNVALLVFVVLAWGLNWVVMKIVVQEVTPLWAVAMRTILAVIVLAPILLLTGQFIIPTRSDIPVVLAIALFHMVAFAALMAIGLKYVSAGRTIVLGYTTPLWVAPGAWLFLSEPIRPRQIIGIVLGLSGLLLMFDPNAFDWRDAKALLGNGLILCAAIFWSISILYTRAHQWTATPFQLVLWQTVLAGALLSALAFTFEGTPEISLSASALLALAYNGVVGTALGYWAMTVVNKELPAISTSLGVLGTPVVGIGLSALILGEAVDPKLMASALMILVGIAVGTRLPLPSWLSSALAASLHRITARSNGSHTK; this is encoded by the coding sequence ATGACAAGTCAAAAGTTGCGAGCGCCGCATGCGGGTTTGTCAAATGCGCAGAGCGGTGGATCGTGGCGGAACGTCGCCCTTCTCGTCTTCGTGGTCCTGGCTTGGGGGCTCAATTGGGTCGTCATGAAGATAGTGGTGCAGGAAGTTACGCCTCTTTGGGCGGTGGCGATGCGCACCATTTTGGCGGTCATCGTACTAGCTCCTATTCTTCTGCTCACAGGCCAATTCATCATACCCACTCGAAGCGATATTCCAGTTGTCCTCGCGATAGCCTTGTTTCACATGGTCGCGTTTGCGGCCTTGATGGCAATCGGACTAAAATACGTCTCGGCCGGCCGTACGATTGTTCTCGGCTATACCACACCGCTATGGGTCGCTCCTGGCGCCTGGCTGTTCCTCAGCGAGCCGATACGGCCTCGGCAGATAATCGGAATAGTGCTCGGCCTTTCAGGATTGCTTCTTATGTTCGACCCGAATGCCTTTGACTGGAGAGACGCCAAGGCGCTTCTGGGTAACGGACTAATTCTCTGTGCCGCTATATTCTGGTCGATCAGCATCCTCTACACCCGCGCGCATCAATGGACGGCAACGCCGTTTCAACTTGTGCTTTGGCAGACCGTGCTCGCCGGCGCTCTCCTCTCAGCTCTTGCGTTCACTTTTGAAGGCACGCCTGAAATCTCATTGAGCGCGAGTGCACTCCTAGCGCTAGCCTACAATGGCGTCGTCGGCACTGCACTTGGCTATTGGGCCATGACCGTCGTCAACAAGGAACTACCGGCGATATCGACTTCACTAGGTGTGCTAGGCACCCCTGTGGTCGGCATCGGCCTGTCTGCCCTCATTTTGGGAGAAGCTGTGGATCCCAAATTAATGGCTTCGGCGCTCATGATCTTAGTAGGCATCGCTGTCGGAACGAGACTGCCGTTGCCCAGCTGGCTATCTTCTGCACTTGCGGCCAGCCTGCACCGTATCACCGCACGGAGCAACGGATCCCACACCAAATGA
- a CDS encoding GFA family protein, whose translation MQDRKGGCLCGAVRYVLKSAPRAIAICHCTHCQRQSGSLFSFNLVIREADYDQRGETMVYVDEGDSGQPVYRHFCGSCGSPIFAKTALAPGKVVVKAGTLDSMEGLQPKTEIYTDHAVKWLAPVAGAARFPRNQ comes from the coding sequence ATGCAGGATCGGAAGGGCGGCTGCCTGTGCGGGGCGGTGCGTTACGTGTTGAAGAGCGCGCCGCGGGCAATCGCAATATGTCATTGCACGCACTGCCAGAGGCAGAGCGGAAGCCTGTTCTCCTTCAATCTCGTCATACGAGAGGCTGATTATGATCAGCGGGGCGAGACCATGGTCTATGTGGACGAGGGCGATAGCGGGCAGCCGGTCTATCGTCACTTCTGCGGGAGCTGCGGGTCTCCAATCTTTGCGAAGACTGCACTGGCGCCCGGGAAGGTTGTGGTGAAGGCAGGCACTCTCGATAGCATGGAGGGATTGCAGCCGAAGACCGAGATTTATACCGATCATGCGGTGAAATGGCTCGCGCCGGTTGCGGGCGCTGCTCGTTTTCCGCGGAATCAATGA
- the panB gene encoding 3-methyl-2-oxobutanoate hydroxymethyltransferase produces MSHASDPPLERVTIPVLHRWKQEGRRIVMTTAYDAVTARIADPIVDVLLVGDSVGNVCLGFDNTLPVSIGMMNHHLEAVVRTTPRALLIADLPFLSFQLSVEQTLRNAGGFLKRGAAAVKLEGGYARCVEMVEALVSCGIPVMGHLGLTPQSVNLTGGFKVQGRTASDALRILDEACRMQDAGCFALLLEGIPAELAARVTDSLAIPTIGIGAGPSCSGQVLVFHDVLGLVSGHRPKFVRTYLDGFTSLQAALSRWATDVRDGAFPGPQECYALPDDIGNAIANWKPSNSSSDRSLQ; encoded by the coding sequence ATGAGCCACGCATCGGATCCGCCTCTTGAACGCGTTACCATTCCTGTTCTGCATCGCTGGAAGCAGGAAGGGCGCCGCATCGTCATGACGACGGCTTATGACGCGGTTACAGCGCGCATTGCCGACCCGATTGTCGATGTTCTCCTAGTCGGAGATAGCGTCGGCAACGTCTGTCTTGGCTTTGATAACACGCTGCCAGTTAGCATTGGGATGATGAACCATCATCTGGAAGCTGTCGTTCGCACAACGCCCCGCGCCTTGCTAATTGCCGATCTCCCTTTCCTCAGCTTTCAGCTTAGTGTCGAACAGACACTGCGCAACGCCGGTGGGTTCCTAAAACGCGGAGCCGCCGCCGTGAAGCTAGAGGGAGGTTACGCCAGGTGCGTCGAAATGGTTGAAGCTCTCGTCAGTTGCGGGATTCCCGTAATGGGCCATCTAGGCCTCACGCCACAAAGCGTTAATCTCACCGGCGGGTTCAAGGTTCAAGGACGGACGGCCAGTGACGCGCTGCGCATTCTTGACGAAGCATGCCGTATGCAGGACGCTGGATGCTTCGCTTTGCTGTTGGAGGGAATTCCAGCTGAGCTTGCCGCTCGGGTAACCGACAGCCTTGCTATCCCAACCATAGGGATCGGCGCAGGGCCCAGTTGCTCGGGGCAAGTGCTGGTGTTTCACGACGTCCTTGGTTTGGTCTCGGGCCATCGACCAAAGTTCGTCCGCACCTACTTAGATGGCTTCACATCCCTGCAAGCTGCACTATCCCGTTGGGCAACGGATGTGCGCGATGGCGCTTTTCCAGGACCGCAAGAGTGTTATGCGCTGCCTGATGACATTGGTAACGCGATCGCCAACTGGAAGCCGTCCAACTCATCTTCAGATCGCTCGCTACAATGA
- a CDS encoding monooxygenase, with translation MITAITTFQLPKPITRDEARRIFLSTAPTYQGVTGLFRKCYVLSQDGSTVGGIYLWNSRAEAEAMYSESWKVFVREKYGSDPSVTYFDSPVVVDNITHEVLSD, from the coding sequence ATGATCACCGCTATCACCACGTTTCAGTTGCCGAAGCCGATCACACGGGACGAGGCCCGACGCATATTCCTGAGCACAGCTCCGACATATCAGGGCGTAACGGGTCTCTTTCGCAAGTGCTATGTCCTGTCCCAAGACGGCAGCACGGTCGGCGGAATCTATCTCTGGAACTCCCGCGCTGAAGCCGAGGCGATGTACTCCGAAAGCTGGAAGGTCTTCGTACGGGAGAAGTACGGTTCAGATCCTTCAGTCACGTACTTTGACAGCCCCGTCGTCGTTGACAACATAACGCACGAAGTCCTCTCGGATTAG
- a CDS encoding acyl-CoA dehydrogenase family protein gives MDFSRTNHQGELVALVQVFCEQHCSPDYVTHLDQQPRFPTSAYTAMADAGILGYWLPAKYGGHGGGFLDGLLIRVAGAISDATGSIAAGFWMSPVLLASPNA, from the coding sequence ATGGATTTTTCGCGCACCAATCACCAAGGCGAGCTCGTTGCCCTGGTTCAGGTCTTTTGCGAGCAGCACTGCTCCCCCGACTATGTAACGCACCTGGACCAGCAGCCGCGCTTCCCTACGTCGGCCTATACCGCCATGGCCGACGCCGGAATTCTCGGTTACTGGCTGCCCGCTAAATATGGCGGTCATGGCGGCGGTTTCCTCGATGGGCTTCTCATTCGAGTAGCGGGCGCGATTTCCGACGCCACGGGAAGTATCGCCGCAGGCTTCTGGATGTCGCCGGTTCTGCTGGCATCGCCGAATGCGTGA
- a CDS encoding GNAT family N-acetyltransferase produces MSTTVRDAIIEDAQCILEIYNFAVTKTTAVWSEEPSDIALRQAWFRERTARGFPILVAESAGRLVGFASFGDFRPWPGYRHTVENSVYVAPWIHRQGVGRALMQSLIDRGVALGKHVMVAGIEETNTASIRLHNSLGFREVGRMPHVGTKFGRWLDLVLMQRYLVADREP; encoded by the coding sequence ATGTCAACGACAGTCCGCGATGCTATCATAGAGGATGCCCAATGCATTCTTGAGATTTACAATTTCGCTGTCACGAAAACGACCGCGGTCTGGAGCGAGGAGCCCTCCGATATTGCATTACGCCAAGCCTGGTTCAGGGAGCGCACTGCGCGCGGCTTTCCAATTCTGGTCGCAGAAAGCGCGGGACGATTAGTTGGTTTCGCGTCATTCGGCGATTTTCGCCCTTGGCCCGGCTATCGCCATACTGTCGAGAATTCAGTTTATGTGGCTCCCTGGATACATCGTCAGGGCGTCGGCCGCGCACTGATGCAGAGCCTCATTGACCGCGGCGTTGCGCTAGGGAAGCATGTGATGGTGGCGGGGATCGAAGAGACGAACACGGCGTCGATTCGTCTTCACAACTCCCTTGGTTTCCGGGAGGTTGGCCGCATGCCACACGTCGGCACCAAATTCGGCCGATGGCTAGATCTAGTATTGATGCAGCGGTATCTCGTTGCGGACCGGGAGCCCTAA
- a CDS encoding LysE family translocator has protein sequence MINMTHQEMIGFVGFSIVSAFTPGPSNLMVAAAGVVGGFYRGFLTLLGVAAGMATLIFTLGFGLGQTLLASDPGLLVMKAVGAAFLLWLSWKIATADVKNDNERTIVGPISAALFQWVNPKSWVVGAGAIGTYFNPGSSSVALDAAYLAVLFLICCIPSLLTWLLLGSSLQTVLKNESAARIFNRVMGFLLAASVILMFV, from the coding sequence ATGATCAACATGACTCACCAGGAGATGATTGGCTTTGTTGGCTTCTCGATCGTCTCAGCATTCACTCCAGGCCCGAGCAATCTCATGGTGGCGGCGGCGGGAGTTGTCGGAGGGTTCTATCGCGGATTTCTTACTTTGCTGGGCGTCGCCGCTGGAATGGCTACGCTCATTTTCACATTGGGATTCGGCCTAGGGCAAACTCTGCTAGCTAGCGATCCCGGCCTGCTCGTGATGAAGGCTGTCGGTGCAGCCTTTTTGCTCTGGCTCTCATGGAAAATCGCGACTGCCGACGTAAAGAACGACAATGAGCGAACTATCGTCGGACCTATTTCGGCCGCGCTATTTCAGTGGGTCAACCCCAAATCATGGGTCGTAGGCGCTGGCGCAATCGGCACCTATTTTAACCCCGGATCGTCTAGCGTAGCACTCGACGCGGCATATCTTGCAGTCTTGTTCTTGATTTGCTGCATTCCAAGTCTGCTGACCTGGCTGCTCCTCGGCTCGTCTCTCCAGACAGTGCTGAAGAACGAGTCGGCGGCTCGCATATTCAATCGCGTGATGGGATTCCTGCTTGCGGCTTCGGTTATCCTGATGTTTGTTTGA
- a CDS encoding pyridoxamine 5'-phosphate oxidase family protein → MAFVQGAHTGRLATIGRDGYPYCIPLLFVWMDGGVFLHGTNASGHLRQNIDHSALACFDLDEAGEVFDYRRFECDSGIAAS, encoded by the coding sequence ATGGCGTTCGTGCAGGGCGCGCACACCGGGCGACTCGCTACGATCGGAAGGGATGGGTATCCATACTGCATACCGCTTCTCTTCGTCTGGATGGACGGCGGTGTCTTCCTTCACGGCACCAATGCAAGCGGACACCTCCGCCAGAACATCGATCACAGCGCTCTCGCATGCTTCGACCTGGATGAGGCAGGCGAGGTTTTCGACTACCGCCGCTTCGAATGCGATTCCGGCATTGCAGCGTCGTGA
- a CDS encoding GlxA family transcriptional regulator — protein sequence MDEQLVREGLQRPDAELARQALHAAFESGAEIAGSCSAVFLVASTGLLDGRRATTTWWLVPLFRQLFPKVMLETDAMVVTDGSLTTAGAAMAQLDLMLSIIARYAGPDLADSCARVLLLDQRQSQSRYMAVSFLAAADECVSRAERWARARLHQAFSISDIAKAVGLGVRTFARRCERATGLPPVKFVQRLRVEKALELLQTTRLNLDEISQQVGYAESSTLRKLLHRERRLDVQASRAGPKHGEAAAHSKTPRKRPPSRRKRLPADARMQDPRTG from the coding sequence ATGGATGAGCAACTCGTTCGCGAGGGATTGCAACGGCCGGACGCCGAATTGGCCAGACAGGCTCTGCATGCTGCCTTTGAATCGGGAGCGGAAATCGCAGGTTCCTGTTCGGCAGTGTTTCTAGTTGCGAGCACCGGGCTACTGGATGGCCGTCGTGCAACCACGACTTGGTGGCTCGTACCTTTGTTTCGTCAACTCTTTCCAAAGGTGATGCTCGAAACGGATGCGATGGTGGTTACCGATGGTAGCTTAACGACCGCGGGTGCCGCGATGGCTCAACTGGACCTAATGCTCTCGATTATTGCCCGGTACGCTGGGCCGGACCTAGCGGACAGCTGTGCCCGGGTTCTGTTGCTGGACCAGAGACAATCACAGTCTCGGTATATGGCGGTGTCCTTTCTCGCCGCCGCCGATGAATGCGTTTCCCGTGCCGAGCGCTGGGCGCGTGCCAGACTGCATCAAGCCTTTTCAATCTCCGACATCGCAAAGGCTGTGGGGTTGGGTGTCAGAACTTTTGCGCGCCGATGCGAGCGTGCTACCGGGCTTCCACCGGTCAAATTCGTCCAAAGGCTGCGCGTTGAGAAGGCGTTGGAGCTCCTGCAGACCACACGGCTCAATCTCGACGAAATCTCGCAGCAGGTCGGGTATGCGGAATCGTCTACGCTTCGCAAGCTGTTGCATCGGGAGAGGAGGCTGGACGTGCAGGCATCGCGCGCCGGCCCCAAGCATGGAGAGGCAGCCGCGCATTCCAAGACCCCCAGGAAGAGGCCGCCTTCGCGCCGTAAGCGGCTTCCGGCAGACGCTCGTATGCAGGACCCAAGAACCGGCTGA
- a CDS encoding cupin domain-containing protein has translation MSETTERPVAIVALDVPLRTKLSNYPEPFRSQMAKREKRPLGDRFGIKNFGVNLTRLLPGGVSALMHQHSTQDEMIYVLEGNPTLATDRGDFELRPGMCAGFSAYGIAHQLINRTTEDVLYLEIGDRSSGDSATYPNDDLVAVLDNAGGWKFLHKDGRPY, from the coding sequence ATGAGTGAAACGACAGAGCGTCCCGTAGCTATCGTTGCGCTTGATGTTCCGCTTCGCACCAAGTTATCAAACTACCCCGAGCCGTTCCGGTCGCAAATGGCGAAGCGTGAGAAGCGACCGTTGGGCGATCGATTTGGAATCAAGAACTTCGGGGTCAATCTAACTCGCCTTCTGCCCGGTGGCGTGTCGGCGCTGATGCATCAACACAGCACGCAGGATGAGATGATCTACGTTCTTGAGGGCAATCCAACGCTTGCGACAGATCGAGGCGATTTCGAGCTGAGACCAGGGATGTGTGCGGGCTTCTCTGCCTATGGAATCGCACATCAACTGATCAATCGAACAACTGAGGACGTGCTCTATCTTGAGATCGGTGACCGGTCTTCAGGAGATTCCGCAACTTATCCGAATGACGATCTTGTAGCGGTACTAGACAACGCTGGGGGGTGGAAGTTTCTGCACAAGGATGGTCGTCCGTATTGA
- a CDS encoding amidohydrolase family protein, giving the protein MSAIDVWAQVTTERMARRPWLEPLMRWTGRNSDQLFETTVELTLAAMDDASIDIAILSAWHGPEGSLISNEEVAAQIEVAADRFRGLATVRLDSPMEAVREIRRWVDGTRFVGVRIVPWLWDLPPNHRLYYPIYAACVEADVPFCTQIGHTGPLRRSEVGRLIPYLEDVLLDFPDLVVVGGHVGFPWLDELTTLSIKFPNFYVDTSAYALRRLPSQFVEWMKGVGQTRVMFGTNWPMLHPRQCLQGIDTLGLSETQRAAFLSGNARRVFRL; this is encoded by the coding sequence ATGAGCGCAATTGATGTTTGGGCACAGGTTACAACTGAGCGAATGGCCCGGAGGCCGTGGTTAGAACCCCTGATGCGTTGGACTGGAAGGAACTCCGACCAGCTTTTCGAAACCACTGTGGAACTCACATTGGCGGCCATGGATGACGCAAGCATCGATATTGCCATACTGTCGGCATGGCACGGACCCGAGGGGTCGCTGATCAGCAATGAAGAAGTTGCAGCTCAAATAGAGGTCGCCGCCGACCGTTTCAGGGGGCTTGCGACTGTCAGGCTGGACTCACCCATGGAGGCTGTTAGGGAGATTCGCCGCTGGGTGGACGGCACTCGCTTCGTTGGAGTGCGGATCGTGCCCTGGCTTTGGGATTTGCCACCCAATCACCGGTTATATTACCCTATCTATGCCGCTTGCGTCGAGGCCGACGTGCCCTTTTGCACCCAAATTGGCCATACGGGTCCCTTGCGCAGATCGGAAGTCGGCAGACTAATTCCCTATCTCGAAGATGTGCTTCTGGATTTTCCTGATCTTGTCGTCGTCGGCGGGCATGTCGGATTTCCTTGGCTGGACGAGTTGACAACGCTAAGCATCAAATTTCCGAACTTCTACGTAGATACCTCCGCCTACGCTTTGCGTCGTCTTCCCTCGCAATTTGTTGAATGGATGAAGGGTGTCGGACAAACACGGGTTATGTTCGGAACAAACTGGCCAATGCTGCATCCAAGACAATGCTTACAAGGCATCGACACTTTGGGCCTCTCCGAGACGCAAAGAGCTGCATTTCTATCCGGCAATGCTCGCCGCGTCTTCCGGCTCTGA
- a CDS encoding (Fe-S)-binding protein has protein sequence MQPMNKVSFETALGEHAEEMLDACTRCGKCVEVCPSVGPAGISDTKSGGIIGGILELVRTGNGPEASRKWAQSCMQSGACIKACDYGVNPRFLLTMARLGIAKSDNELAERRRQGVERYRDGSRGVTVLSRLQLDTEVLERLGQKSASVSAPVEAPDFVFYTGCNVLKTPHIALLALDIMDALGVTYQVMGGPSHCCGIAQLKSGDAEMAGRMGSNTMEKLSHSNSGQVISWCPTCYVQYQKPSCRRWSDNVAPARLR, from the coding sequence ATGCAGCCGATGAACAAGGTCTCATTCGAGACGGCCCTGGGCGAACATGCTGAGGAAATGCTCGACGCCTGCACGCGATGCGGCAAGTGCGTCGAGGTTTGTCCGAGTGTTGGGCCGGCCGGCATCTCGGATACCAAGTCCGGAGGCATCATCGGTGGAATACTCGAGCTGGTACGTACCGGCAACGGTCCGGAAGCATCGCGCAAATGGGCGCAGTCCTGCATGCAGAGCGGGGCATGCATCAAGGCGTGCGACTACGGTGTCAATCCGCGTTTCTTGCTTACCATGGCGCGACTTGGCATCGCGAAGTCGGACAACGAGCTTGCCGAACGACGCCGACAGGGCGTGGAGCGGTACCGCGACGGCAGTCGCGGAGTGACGGTACTTTCGCGCCTGCAACTCGATACGGAAGTCCTCGAACGACTCGGTCAAAAATCGGCTTCGGTTTCCGCGCCCGTCGAGGCGCCGGACTTCGTGTTTTATACCGGCTGCAATGTGCTCAAGACCCCGCACATTGCTTTGCTTGCCCTCGATATCATGGATGCGCTCGGCGTCACATACCAGGTAATGGGCGGTCCAAGCCATTGTTGCGGCATTGCGCAACTCAAGTCTGGAGACGCTGAGATGGCCGGTCGCATGGGCTCGAACACCATGGAAAAGCTGTCGCACTCGAACTCGGGTCAGGTGATCTCCTGGTGTCCGACGTGCTACGTCCAGTACCAGAAACCATCCTGCCGACGGTGGAGCGACAACGTGGCTCCCGCCCGTTTGAGATGA
- a CDS encoding biotin--[acetyl-CoA-carboxylase] ligase: MIELIQLDEVDSTLTEAERRVRGGLRTSVVLCAQRQTRSYGRHGRWWDSPRGNLYWTAILFPDSSWPSDFGLTFASGLAVADTLRTLGFEQNRVRLKWPNDCLLDAGKVSGILLESGEISTPPSVKYILVGIGVNVTSAPLQTFYPATSILQAGIAPELSIVRDILTQSFLTRMGEWKQHGFNGWYDSYTSLLDGIGSTVQVATDRDRKNVMTGIHLGIDRSGALLLQTDAGEVHKITAGDVLGHAAS, from the coding sequence ATGATCGAGCTGATTCAATTGGACGAGGTCGACAGTACCTTGACCGAAGCCGAGCGACGAGTGCGTGGTGGCTTGCGTACCAGCGTGGTCCTTTGCGCTCAGCGTCAGACGCGCTCATACGGCCGCCACGGCAGATGGTGGGATTCACCTCGTGGAAATCTGTACTGGACCGCTATACTTTTTCCGGACAGCTCATGGCCAAGCGACTTTGGGCTCACTTTCGCGTCAGGACTGGCAGTTGCAGATACGCTACGAACTCTGGGCTTCGAACAGAACCGGGTGCGATTGAAGTGGCCTAACGATTGCCTCCTCGATGCCGGTAAGGTTTCTGGCATTCTCTTAGAGAGTGGCGAGATCTCTACGCCCCCTTCGGTTAAATACATTCTGGTGGGTATAGGGGTAAATGTTACAAGCGCTCCGTTGCAAACCTTCTATCCAGCGACTTCGATACTGCAGGCAGGAATCGCGCCTGAACTCTCGATTGTACGAGACATCCTGACGCAGTCTTTCCTTACCCGTATGGGTGAATGGAAGCAGCACGGTTTCAACGGTTGGTACGATTCCTATACTTCGCTTCTCGATGGAATAGGTTCTACAGTGCAGGTTGCAACGGACCGCGATAGGAAGAATGTTATGACCGGCATCCACTTAGGGATCGATCGCTCCGGAGCATTGCTGTTGCAGACGGACGCAGGAGAGGTCCATAAGATCACTGCAGGTGACGTCCTCGGTCATGCGGCGAGTTAA